From Neosynechococcus sphagnicola sy1:
ATTGTTGATGAATAATCCAGGTTAGGAACTTCCCAAAATCGGCCTTTGACCGTCTGACCCTGTCCTCAGCTGCCTGACCAGCGCTATCAATGGACATCTGTCGATCCACTAGCGCATGGTCACAAACTCTTCTGCCGCTGTGGGATGGAGGGCCATTGTTGCATCCAGATCTTTTTTCGTAGCTCCCATTTTGACTGCGATCGCCAGAGATTGAATGATCTCAGCCGCATCCTTGCCCACCATATGAGCCCCCACAACCCGATCACTGGCCTTGTCAACCACCAGCTTCATCAGGGTCTTTTCATCCGCCCCCGTCAAGCTATGAAACATAGGGCGGAAGCGGGCTTGATAGATGGTCAGATTCTCAGCACCAAACTGGTCTTGGGCTTCGGTTTCGGTCATCCCCACGGTGCCTACTTCTGGTTGCCCAAACACTGCCGTGGGAATATTGTCATAGTTAATGGCGCGACGCTGATTGCCAAATTCTGTATCGGCAAAGGCTCGACCTTCTGCGATCGCCACGGGGGTAAGATTTTTGCGATCGGTGCAGTCTCCGACGGCAAAAATATGGGGTTGACTGGTTTGACTGTACTCATTCACTGCGATGGCGCCATTGACGACCGCAACTCCAGCCAGATCGAGTCCCAGCCCAACGAGATTGGGCGATCGCCCGGTCGCATAGAGGACGGCATCCACCTTCAGGGGCTTCTCCAGATCTGGACACAGAAACAACTTCAAGCCTTTAGAGGTTTTCTCAATCCGCTCCACCGTTGTATGGGTGAGGAATTGAATTCCATGGTTGCCCATGGCTGTCTGCAACTCCTTACGGATGTCAGGATCAAACCCCCGCAGGATGCCATCACCGCGGACAATTTGGGTGACTTCCGAACCCAGACCATTCAAAATGCCAGCAAACTCCACCCCAATGTAGCCCCCTCCAACTACAGCAAAGCGTCGGGGCTGCTTCGGCAGATGAAACATCTCCCGGGAGGTAAGGGCGTATTCAATCCCAGGGATCTCAGGTTTGGTTGCCTCGCCCCCGACAGCAATCAAAATTTTTTCGGCGGTGAACCGTTCTTCGGCCACCTGTACGGTGTGGGCATCCACCAGGGTTCCAGGCCCCGAGATCAGTGCCACCCCTGCTTTTTCAAGGAAACTGATGTGCAAATTACTGAGGCGGCGAACTTCAGTATCAACCGCCGTTACCAAGGTTCCCCAGTCAAACTTTGGCTTCACTTTGCGCCAGCCGTAGCCCGTGGCATCCTGGTAAACATGGGAAAAACTCGAACCGTATACCATCAGTTTCTTGGGAACACACCCCCGGATCACACAGGTGCCCCCGACCAAATCAGACTCAGCAATCGCAACCCGTGCCCCGTAGCTCGCGGCTCGTTTAGCAGCAGCGAGACCCCCTGAACCGGCACCAATGACAAACAGGTTGTAATCAAATTCCATAGTTTCAGTCTTAATTTGGGCATGAAACACGGTAACGCCCTCTCTATTAGGATACAGCGTCAAAACTTTTGCTGCATTGACTAATTCTGACCCAGAAGATGCCGCAGTTCCTGAAATTCAGGAGTCGGTGTAGC
This genomic window contains:
- the gor gene encoding glutathione-disulfide reductase; this translates as MEFDYNLFVIGAGSGGLAAAKRAASYGARVAIAESDLVGGTCVIRGCVPKKLMVYGSSFSHVYQDATGYGWRKVKPKFDWGTLVTAVDTEVRRLSNLHISFLEKAGVALISGPGTLVDAHTVQVAEERFTAEKILIAVGGEATKPEIPGIEYALTSREMFHLPKQPRRFAVVGGGYIGVEFAGILNGLGSEVTQIVRGDGILRGFDPDIRKELQTAMGNHGIQFLTHTTVERIEKTSKGLKLFLCPDLEKPLKVDAVLYATGRSPNLVGLGLDLAGVAVVNGAIAVNEYSQTSQPHIFAVGDCTDRKNLTPVAIAEGRAFADTEFGNQRRAINYDNIPTAVFGQPEVGTVGMTETEAQDQFGAENLTIYQARFRPMFHSLTGADEKTLMKLVVDKASDRVVGAHMVGKDAAEIIQSLAIAVKMGATKKDLDATMALHPTAAEEFVTMR